One Chryseobacterium indoltheticum DNA segment encodes these proteins:
- a CDS encoding RHS repeat domain-containing protein, giving the protein MKKISILLSAAMAHLYFGQNLDEGFSKPEASVASLSTYVNTPVSYATGIPNISFPLTSLPTHSKDVNINIALSYHPGNMFSDDRASEAGLGWTVLGANAVISREIINGTDERFYKTDAGNYNKNPFDDIYYYSFGGQSGKFRFVRDTVNNTFEIVKLTPSNVKIEYVREANNATLLLQSFKITDDKGTIYLFDVNSRAANKFASLAGVYKSAFYLTKVYNNRMQELYAVEYQIENKSAPQAYPQEISQQTCKVKKITSRDYGTIDFDYVKELVPQAFNDPYKLTTITVRNKAGDLMNKYAFVYNMLSSSIIPGKRILTEIIKYDRSLSKTETTAFEYNRSGSPKDYGPIPGKFKDYFVCDDEIMHFDDPKYFPFGTLKRVKLPTGGVVEYNFETKEYAVEDLSNYIAQEVGFTEFSHPQFQYLKPVLNVDFDTHLASQFSFTASPNATLYARFRKLETYPHPFDPNADPGLDYSIASSSGGAPYIGDQLCVNEADLITTKKYYPDSGNYTLKILSPTGGRGTIDIYEIALKTPPYKNALTDKSLRIESIRYFENAATATPAKTETFVYDRFDDANTSSGDPFFVSTGNGESISNPIYKNLKVLNGQNGGYTKYYFKTPSDYPETQLGNFGSLFWPHLNITTGGLLAKKEVYNAQNVLKASENHEYTLQSTGTVTYRNEGHNTLTSFIKNHTVDSKVFDSGQRGVTTRSETSVSEAGGLSVEMQKTTQSDGSITETRYKYSKDTNHTALIAANMVTVPLQTEIKRDGMVIAKNETKYDNAQQLYPTSVLSYLPDDQTSSLTAVKYDVYDDSGNLVQYTATPDGASNGAPVTIIWGYNKTMPIAKIEGARLSDIPQNLITAIINASNEDADAAASAAPAKETALLAQLESFKNNSALSGFIITAYTYDPMVGVTNVLPPNGIREMYIYDSFNRLEKVKDANGNTLKEYGYHYQQ; this is encoded by the coding sequence ATGAAAAAAATATCTATACTGCTATCGGCTGCGATGGCGCATTTATACTTTGGTCAAAATCTGGATGAAGGATTTTCAAAGCCAGAAGCTTCAGTAGCATCGTTATCTACCTATGTAAATACACCTGTCTCTTATGCGACAGGGATTCCGAATATCTCATTTCCACTGACATCACTTCCAACACACAGCAAAGATGTGAATATAAATATTGCATTAAGCTATCACCCAGGCAACATGTTCAGTGATGACAGAGCTAGTGAAGCCGGATTAGGCTGGACCGTTCTGGGAGCTAATGCGGTAATCTCAAGAGAAATAATTAACGGAACAGATGAAAGGTTTTATAAAACTGATGCTGGTAACTACAATAAAAATCCTTTTGATGATATCTATTATTACAGCTTTGGAGGTCAATCAGGCAAATTCAGGTTTGTAAGAGACACTGTAAACAATACGTTTGAGATTGTAAAGCTAACCCCTTCTAATGTAAAAATCGAATATGTACGGGAAGCCAATAATGCTACACTTCTGCTCCAGAGCTTTAAAATAACCGACGACAAAGGTACGATATACCTTTTTGATGTCAACAGCAGAGCAGCCAATAAATTTGCAAGCCTGGCAGGCGTTTATAAATCTGCTTTCTACCTCACAAAAGTGTACAACAACAGAATGCAGGAACTCTATGCTGTGGAATACCAGATTGAGAATAAAAGCGCTCCACAGGCTTATCCGCAGGAAATTAGCCAGCAGACCTGTAAAGTCAAGAAGATCACTTCCAGAGATTACGGGACGATAGATTTTGATTATGTAAAGGAACTGGTGCCTCAAGCATTTAATGACCCCTATAAGCTCACAACGATAACGGTGAGAAACAAAGCCGGGGATCTCATGAACAAGTACGCCTTTGTGTACAATATGCTTAGCAGCTCTATCATACCTGGGAAAAGAATACTGACAGAAATAATAAAGTATGACAGAAGCCTTTCTAAAACCGAAACCACTGCTTTTGAATACAACAGGTCAGGAAGTCCTAAAGATTATGGACCTATACCGGGCAAGTTTAAAGATTATTTTGTGTGTGATGATGAGATCATGCACTTTGACGACCCTAAATATTTTCCTTTCGGAACACTGAAAAGAGTAAAACTGCCGACAGGCGGAGTTGTAGAATACAATTTTGAGACCAAGGAATATGCAGTAGAGGATCTCAGTAATTATATCGCACAGGAAGTAGGTTTTACAGAATTCTCTCATCCGCAGTTTCAGTATCTGAAGCCGGTTCTGAATGTGGATTTTGATACGCATCTGGCCTCCCAGTTCAGCTTTACGGCATCACCGAATGCTACTCTGTATGCCCGTTTCAGAAAGCTGGAAACCTATCCCCACCCTTTTGATCCGAATGCTGATCCGGGGCTGGATTACAGTATTGCATCTTCATCCGGGGGTGCTCCGTACATCGGTGACCAGCTTTGTGTAAATGAGGCAGACCTCATCACCACAAAAAAATACTATCCGGACTCCGGTAATTATACACTGAAAATCCTTTCACCTACAGGCGGAAGAGGAACAATTGATATCTACGAAATTGCTCTCAAGACTCCGCCTTATAAAAACGCACTTACCGATAAAAGCCTCAGAATCGAAAGTATTCGTTATTTCGAGAATGCTGCTACAGCAACCCCTGCCAAAACAGAAACATTTGTCTATGACCGTTTTGATGATGCCAATACCTCATCAGGAGATCCTTTTTTTGTCAGTACAGGAAACGGGGAGTCAATAAGCAATCCTATTTATAAAAACTTAAAAGTGCTGAACGGGCAAAACGGAGGCTATACGAAATACTACTTTAAAACTCCTTCAGACTATCCTGAAACCCAGCTCGGGAATTTCGGTTCGCTATTCTGGCCACACCTGAATATCACCACGGGAGGCCTTCTGGCAAAGAAAGAAGTATATAATGCACAGAATGTACTGAAGGCATCAGAAAATCATGAGTATACGCTCCAGTCAACAGGTACTGTCACATACAGAAACGAGGGGCATAATACACTGACTTCTTTTATTAAAAACCATACAGTAGATTCAAAAGTATTTGATTCGGGTCAGCGTGGAGTCACTACCAGATCGGAAACCTCTGTTTCGGAAGCCGGAGGCTTAAGTGTTGAGATGCAGAAAACCACCCAATCTGACGGCAGCATTACAGAGACCCGTTACAAATACTCTAAAGACACCAACCATACGGCACTGATTGCTGCCAATATGGTTACGGTGCCTTTGCAGACCGAAATAAAAAGAGACGGTATGGTGATTGCAAAAAATGAAACTAAATACGACAATGCTCAGCAGCTCTATCCTACTTCTGTACTCAGCTACCTGCCGGATGACCAAACCAGCAGCCTTACGGCGGTGAAGTACGATGTATATGACGATTCAGGAAACCTTGTGCAGTACACAGCCACTCCCGACGGAGCTTCAAACGGTGCTCCTGTCACCATCATCTGGGGATACAACAAAACGATGCCTATTGCAAAAATAGAAGGTGCCAGGCTTTCTGATATTCCGCAAAACCTTATTACTGCAATCATAAATGCCTCCAACGAAGATGCTGATGCTGCGGCTTCTGCTGCTCCGGCCAAAGAAACGGCACTGCTTGCTCAGCTGGAAAGCTTTAAAAACAATTCAGCATTGTCGGGTTTTATCATCACTGCCTATACCTATGATCCAATGGTAGGAGTTACCAATGTGCTGCCCCCTAACGGGATTCGCGAGATGTATATTTATGACAGCTTCAACAGGCTGGAAAAAGTAAAGGATGCCAACGGAAATACACTGAAGGAATACGGATACCATTATCAACAATAA
- a CDS encoding T9SS type A sorting domain-containing protein, with translation MKKLYMSALLLSSTAILNAQEVIWQKDIKSSTQDFLSQVTTTVDQQYLITGSSIQAAGKTAVSSVASKQNNGYDFHLVKLNQQGEEVWEKYFSGKNHDFLSATVATQEGGFLLAGTSHSGKGLDKKDASKGGSDIWLIRINEFGDELWQKTLGTSQDEEARSVIQTADFGFMVAGNVQNSANGFGSKDVTVTRLDKSGKVLSELILGGRGLDEVEKMIPTPDGGALLGVYSRSGKFINDKRSMINDKPSSNKINDQLSSINYSKSTENFGEGDYWVIKLSKDNKIEWEKNFGGKGDDHLRTMVFTSSGYIIGGESRSERWGNKTVGIEEGTDVWLISLNTKGDEQWQKSYNFKNRDILMGMNVINKSQDKREKNQDLTKGILLGGYTQAEGRIEADDETFWMLYIDNEGNEQWRKHVKGESRKKEERLSDLKMNKDGSIVLAGTSAEELGKENWKIVKLGDSQIDQLIEKQNIKIYPNPVSDYAYVEIGFDFMEADIIIYDMGGRQLQSLKTKNKVTKINTQNLIQGAYLIVTKTDTEKTANAKIIKK, from the coding sequence ATGAAAAAACTGTACATGAGTGCATTACTGCTAAGCAGTACCGCTATTCTAAATGCTCAGGAGGTGATATGGCAGAAAGATATTAAATCTTCTACTCAGGATTTTCTCTCGCAAGTCACCACGACAGTCGATCAGCAATATCTTATCACAGGGAGCAGTATTCAGGCAGCAGGTAAAACTGCAGTGTCATCTGTAGCTTCAAAGCAGAATAACGGCTACGATTTTCATCTCGTAAAACTCAATCAACAGGGAGAAGAAGTCTGGGAGAAATATTTCTCAGGAAAAAACCACGACTTTTTATCGGCAACGGTTGCTACGCAGGAAGGTGGATTTCTTTTGGCGGGAACGTCGCATTCGGGAAAAGGTTTAGATAAAAAAGATGCTTCTAAAGGTGGATCTGATATCTGGCTTATCAGAATTAATGAATTCGGAGATGAATTGTGGCAAAAAACTTTAGGAACATCGCAGGATGAAGAAGCAAGATCTGTAATTCAGACCGCAGACTTTGGTTTTATGGTGGCAGGAAATGTTCAGAATTCAGCCAACGGATTCGGCTCTAAAGATGTGACCGTAACAAGGCTCGATAAAAGCGGAAAAGTTCTTTCAGAATTAATATTAGGAGGAAGAGGTTTGGATGAAGTGGAAAAGATGATTCCTACACCTGATGGAGGAGCGTTGCTGGGAGTATACTCTAGAAGTGGAAAGTTTATCAATGATAAGAGATCAATGATCAATGATAAACCGTCGAGTAATAAAATCAACGATCAATTATCATCTATCAATTATTCCAAGTCCACTGAGAACTTTGGTGAAGGTGATTACTGGGTAATCAAGCTTAGCAAAGACAATAAAATAGAATGGGAAAAGAATTTTGGAGGTAAAGGAGATGATCATTTGAGAACAATGGTTTTTACTTCATCCGGATATATTATTGGTGGAGAATCAAGGTCGGAAAGATGGGGAAACAAAACCGTCGGAATTGAAGAAGGAACTGATGTTTGGCTGATTTCTTTAAACACAAAAGGAGATGAACAGTGGCAGAAATCTTACAACTTTAAGAATCGAGATATTCTGATGGGGATGAATGTAATTAATAAGAGTCAGGATAAAAGAGAAAAGAACCAAGACCTAACCAAAGGAATATTGTTGGGTGGTTACACTCAGGCTGAAGGAAGGATTGAAGCCGATGATGAAACATTCTGGATGCTTTATATTGACAATGAAGGCAACGAGCAATGGCGAAAACATGTGAAAGGAGAATCGAGAAAGAAAGAGGAAAGGCTTTCTGATCTGAAGATGAATAAGGATGGTTCTATTGTTTTAGCGGGAACAAGCGCTGAAGAACTAGGAAAAGAGAACTGGAAGATTGTAAAGTTGGGAGATTCGCAAATTGATCAGTTAATCGAAAAACAGAATATTAAAATCTATCCGAATCCTGTGTCAGATTATGCTTACGTTGAAATTGGATTTGATTTCATGGAGGCTGATATTATTATTTACGATATGGGAGGCAGACAATTACAAAGTTTAAAAACCAAGAATAAAGTGACTAAAATCAATACGCAGAACCTTATTCAGGGAGCTTATCTGATTGTGACAAAAACTGATACTGAGAAAACTGCGAATGCAAAAATTATTAAAAAATAA